In Fibrobacter sp. UWR2, the sequence GTGCGGTAATAAACTTCGGGAGCATCTGCGGCGTAAGCGACTTACGACCGCGGATGAGATCGAGGTACAGTCCGGAAGACGAATACCCCGCCTTCTTCGCGAAGGATCGGTACGAGAAATAACGCTGCACGGACTTTCTGTACTCGTAATAGTCCTGCAGGTATTTCCTGTAATTATAGTAAGCGTAGACGTTCATTGAATATAAAAATAATTTTTTATTTTTCTGGGAACACCCCCTGTTTTCAAAAAATTGCACAAAATCACGAATTTCACAAGAAAACGGCAAAAAAGAACACTTGGAGAACACTTTTTGTTTTTCACCTATACCTTTCGCCTAAAAAATTGGGTATATTTGGGGAACACCCAATCCCATCCCTCGGACCTTCACTGATACTCCCAGTGAAGGTCCTTTTTCATACCGGTCGCTTAGGGCTCACCTTGATACCGGCCGTTCTCGGCTCACTTTCATACCGTTCGCGCTTCCTAGTTGTTTATTATATTTGGCGCATGGATTTGAAGAAAAAGGCTCTTGCGTTCGGGGCGCGCATACTCCGCATTTTAGGGATTATCGCCGTCATCTATGTAAGCATGGTATTCTACCTGGCGCTGACCGAGCGCCGGAACGCGTTCCCCAGGGCCATCACGCACAAGGAGGCTCGCGAGGCAATCGCCGGCAAGGCGAAGCCGATCTCGTGTACCATGGAAGACGGTACCGTTCTCGAAGGCTGGTCCACAGGCAACCCGGGCGACGCCACGCTCCTGTACTACCCCGATGCCGACGAAGACGCCGCCCAGTTCATCGCCGAGGTCCAGGAGATCGAGGGAACCGCCCTCGTGGCCTTCAACTACAGGGGTTCCGGCAACAACAAGGGCACCCCCTCGCAAGACACCTTCGAGCCCGACGCCCGCGGCATTTTTGAATGCGCAAGCCAGCTGAACGGCACACCCGCCTACCTCGCAGGGCGCGGAACAGGGGCAATCCTTGCCGCCGAGCAGTCCGGAAAAGAGAAAA encodes:
- a CDS encoding alpha/beta hydrolase, giving the protein MDLKKKALAFGARILRILGIIAVIYVSMVFYLALTERRNAFPRAITHKEAREAIAGKAKPISCTMEDGTVLEGWSTGNPGDATLLYYPDADEDAAQFIAEVQEIEGTALVAFNYRGSGNNKGTPSQDTFEPDARGIFECASQLNGTPAYLAGRGTGAILAAEQSGKEKKLVLIDPVASIADAISAKYRLFYPRFLVRADVKMPREKLANAGACIHLLADRKMFSDRNHMFIRDFGQIRTTERGEKTLRRTLSILINEDL